Proteins from a single region of Macrotis lagotis isolate mMagLag1 chromosome 2, bilby.v1.9.chrom.fasta, whole genome shotgun sequence:
- the TNFSF4 gene encoding tumor necrosis factor ligand superfamily member 4, producing the protein MEGDQPLQERPRNLPRQRTVVDKLLLVSSVIQFTGLLLCMIYILRASPPLKNESVKVYLMNHDKENGFFLKSSSEFESVQNYSLKIRCDGFYLLSLKGFFSQTPGTDFYRGNHSFYLFSNISSYQYINSVAVVYLRSGDLITQKVVPERDNRKTVSVSQGEISLIQLTNDFCDK; encoded by the exons ATGGAAGGGGACCAACCATTGCAGGAGAGACCTAGGAATCTGCCAAGGCAGAGGACTGTTGTTGATAAACTACTGCTGGTGTCTTCTGTGATACAATTTACAGGATTACTTTTATGCATGATCTACATTTTGAGGGCTTCTCCG cCTCTGAAGAATGAGAGTGTCAAAGTATATCTTATGA ATCATGATAAAGAGAATGgttttttcttaaaatcttcTAGTGAATTTGAATCCGTGCAAAACTACTCCCTCAAGATCAGATGTGATGGTTTTTACCTGTTAAGCCTGAAGGGTTTCTTCTCCCAAACTCCTGGTACTGACTTTTATCGGGGTAATCACAGCTTTTATTTATTCTCAAACATTTCTTCCTACCAATATATCAACTCTGTTGCTGTAGTCTACCTAAGATCTGGAGATTTGATCACTCAGAAAGTGGTACCTGAAAGGGACAACAGGAAAACTGTTTCAGTCAGTCAAGGTGAAATAAGCCTCATTCAGCTGACTAATGACTTCTGTGATAAATGA